From a region of the Triticum aestivum cultivar Chinese Spring chromosome 7D, IWGSC CS RefSeq v2.1, whole genome shotgun sequence genome:
- the LOC123167052 gene encoding asparagine--tRNA ligase, cytoplasmic 3 yields MAASTMAAPTTDHLEPPMAASRTPIRAILAATDALAGERVVVGGWVRAGRVQCGGTMAFLAVNDGSCHASLQLVVEAARVTHPPLDRLAATGTSVLVSGVLRVPPGKSKERIELGVDAVIDAGEVDDPAAYPLPKGRIKLDHLRDFLHLRPRNDTIAAVARMRSELTFATHSFFREMGFLCVHTPIITTDDCEGAGEMFQVTTLFSQAQKADGDLRLKLSAGAPRQDEDDGRTVGFESDFFKRQAFLTVSGQLQAEAYACALSGAYTFGPTFRAENSHTSRHLAEFWMIEPEIAFANLQDIMNYAESYVQYLCKWLLEHCMEDMEFMAKTHDKSAIERLELVSSTPFERVSYTKAVEMLTGSAGSKKFQTKVEWGIDLASEHERYLTEVIFKKPVIVYNYPRGIKAFYMRLNDDQKTVAAMDVLVPKVGELIGGSQREERFDILKQRILDAGLPMESYEFYLDLRRYGSVKHSGFGLGLERMLLFATGLDNIRDVIPFPRYPGKADL; encoded by the exons ATGGCGGCCTCCACGATGGCAGCACCGACGACCGACCACCTGGAGCCTCCGATGGCCGCGTCCCGCACGCCCATCCGCGCGATCCTGGCCGCCACGGACGCCCTCGCCGGCGAGCGCGTGGTCGTGGGCGGCTGGGTCCGGGCCGGCCGCGTCCAGTGCGGCGGCACCATGGCCTTCCTCGCCGTCAACGACGGCTCCTGCCACGCCAGCCTGCAGCTCGTCGTCGAAGCGGCCCGGGTGACGCACCCGCCGCTCGACCGCCTCGCGGCCACGGGGACCTCCGTGCTCGTCTCCGGCGTGCTCCGGGTCCCGCCCGGGAAGAGCAAGGAGCGCATCGAGCTGGGCGTCGATGCCGTCATCGACGCCGGCGAGGTCGACGACCCGGCCGCCTACCCGCTGCCAAAGGGTAGGATTAAGCTCGACCACCTCCGGGACTTCCTCCATCTACGACCGCGCAACGACACCATCGCGGCGGTTGCGAGGATGAGGAGCGAGCTGACGTTCGCGACGCACTCATTCTTCCGGGAGATGGGCTTCCTGTGCGTGCACACGCCGATTATCACCACCGACGACTGCGAGGGCGCCGGCGAGATGTTCCAGGTGACCACACTGTTCAGCCAGGCCCAGAAGGCGGACGGGGACCTCCGGCTGAAGCTCTCGGCCGGAGCTCCTCGCCAGGACGAGGATGATGGTCGAACTGTCGGTTTCGAGAGTGACTTCTTCAAGCGTCAGGCTTTCCTCACCGTCTCCGGCCAGCTGCAGGCCGAGGCCTACGCCTGCGCACTCAGCGGCGCGTACACCTTCGGCCCCACGTTCCGCGCCGAGAACTCGCACACGTCGCGGCACCTCGCCGAGTTCTGGATGATCGAGCCGGAGATCGCGTTCGCAAACCTGCAG GATATCATGAACTATGCAGAGAGTTACGTGCAGTACCTCTGCAAATGGCTGCTGGAGCATTGCATGGAGGACATGGAGTTCATGGCTAAAACCCATGATAAGTCTGCGATTGAGCGTCTCGAGCTCGTTTCATCGACGCCTTTCGAACGTGTCTCATACACAAAGGCTGTCGAAATGCTGACGGGCTCAGCTGGTAGCAAGAAGTTCCAGACAAAGGTTGAATGGGGAATCGATTTAGCGTCTGAGCATGAGAG GTACTTGACTGAGGTGATATTTAAAAAGCCTGTCATCGTTTATAACTACCCGCGAGGGATAAAAGCATTTTATATGAGGCTCAACGATGACCAGAAGACCGTGGCTGCCATGGATGTTCTAGTTCCCAAG GTTGGTGAATTGATTGGTGGAAGTCAGAGGGAGGAGCGCTTCGATATCCTTAAACAACG GATACTGGACGCAGGTTTGCCTATGGAATCCTATGAGTTCTATCTGGACCTTCGACGCTATGGATCCGTGAAGCACAGCGGGTTCGGGCTAGGCCTAGAGAGGATGCTCCTCTTTGCCACTGGCCTCGACAACATCAGAGATGTCATCCCCTTCCCGAGATACCCTGGGAAGGCCGACCTATGA
- the LOC123170013 gene encoding trimethyltridecatetraene synthase-like → MEATILLTMVLTTFLLFLFLRATFHRGQKYNLPPGPKPWPVIGNFDLIGALPHRSIHELSKKYGPLMHLRFGSFPLIIGSSVDMARYFLKTQDILYVDRPKTASGKYTTYNYADMTWSPYGAYWRQARRICLTQLFNPRRLALLEHIRADEVKALMCDLFAVSGHAVHLSRDHMSMVSMNVITRMVMGKRLFVDGVAEGPVPSLKVFRWMLDELFLLNGVLNIGDWIPWLDWMDLQGYVRRMKKIGKLFDAFNEHVLDEHSGERGRGEGEAARDMVDVLMEKANDNALEVQYGRIGVKAFTQDLIAGGTESSAVTVEWAMSELMRRPATFDVATEELDRVVGRARWVTEKDMPNLPYIEAIVKESMRMHPIVPLLTPRLAREDATIDGYDIPKGARVLINVWAIGRDPELWDAPEEFKPERFLGSKMGVIGQDLELLPFGSGRRMCPGYNLGLKVVHLSLANLLHGFTWRLPEGVRKEDLSMEEVFGLSTGRKYPLQVVAKPKLPNHLYV, encoded by the coding sequence ATGGAGGCCACCATCCTCCTTACAATGGTGCTCACCACCTTCCTACTCTTCCTCTTTCTCAGAGCCACCTTTCACCGCGGCCAGAAGTACAACCTCCCTCCGGGTCCAAAACCTTGGCCTGTCATCGGCAACTTCGACCTCATCGGTGCACTCCCGCACCGCTCCATCCACGAGTTATCCAAGAAGTACGGCCCACTCATGCACCTTCGCTTCGGCTCATTCCCTCTCATCATCGGTTCGTCAGTGGACATGGCAAGGTACTTCCTCAAGACCCAGGACATCCTCTATGTCGACCGCCCCAAGACGGCTTCCGGTAAATACACCACCTACAACTACGCTGACATGACATGGTCACCCTATGGGGCCTACTGGCGCCAAGCACGCCGGATCTGCCTCACCCAGCTCTTCAACCCACGTCGTCTCGCCTTGTTGGAGCACATCCGTGCCGACGAGGTCAAAGCTCTCATGTGCGACCTCTTTGCAGTGTCCGGCCATGCCGTGCATCTTAGCAGGGACCACATGTCCATGGTGAGCATGAATGTGATCACACGGATGGTGATGGGGAAGCGACTCTTCGTGGACGGCGTGGCGGAGGGGCCGGTGCCGTCTCTGAAGGTGTTCAGGTGGATGCTAGATGAGCTATTCCTGCTCAACGGTGTGCTCAACATCGGCGACTGGATCCCATGGCTGGACTGGATGGACCTGCAGGGATATGTGCGACGGATGAAGAAGATAGGCAAGTTGTTTGATGCATTCAATGAGCATGTCCTTGACGAGCATAGCGGCGAGCGGGGCCGCGGCGAGGGTGAAGCGGCTAGGGACATGGTGGATGTGCTTATGGAGAAGGCCAACGACAACGCCCTCGAGGTCCAGTATGGCCGCATCGGCGTCAAGGCCTTCACCCAAGACCTCATCGCCGGCGGCACTGAGAGCTCAGCCGTCACCGTGGAATGGGCCATGTCGGAGCTCATGAGGAGGCCCGCCACCTTCGATGTAGCCACCGAGGAGCTCGACCGTGTCGTCGGTCGTGCCCGCTGGGTAACCGAGAAGGACATGCCAAACCTGCCCTACATTGAAGCAATCGTGAAAGAATCCATGCGCATGCATCCTATCGTGCCTCTCCTCACCCCGCGTTTGGCCCGAGAGGACGCCACCATTGATGGCTATGACATCCCTAAGGGTGCACGTGTGCTCATCAATGTGTGGGCCATTGGACGGGACCCGGAGTTGTGGGACGCCCCAGAGGAGTTCAAGCCAGAGAGGTTCCTGGGGAGCAAGATGGGTGTGATAGGGCAGGACCTCGAGCTGCTACCGTTCGGTTCTGGCAGACGAATGTGCCCAGGCTACAATCTCGGGCTAAAGGTGGTGCACCTAAGCTTGGCAAACCTGCTGCACGGGTTCACTTGGAGGCTGCCAGAGGGGGTGAGGAAGGAGGATCTGAGCATGGAGGAGGTGTTTGGGTTGTCCACCGGCCGCAAATACCCACTCCAGGTCGTCGCCAAGCCCAAGCTACCTAATCATCTATATGTTTGA